The following are encoded together in the Candidatus Flexicrinis proximus genome:
- a CDS encoding GIY-YIG nuclease family protein, which yields MPEKISPSALLAPQGKGTYILILRLAAPAAITVGKLGTHRFDAGWYVYVGSAFGLGGLRGRLKHHLSPVRKPHWHIDYLRKYASVESVWALAGETSLEHVWAAALARWPGAAIPVPRFGASDCACRSHLIGFAAPPDLSALAPRLG from the coding sequence ATGCCTGAGAAGATAAGTCCGTCGGCGCTATTAGCCCCGCAGGGCAAAGGAACCTATATCCTGATCCTGCGGCTGGCCGCGCCGGCTGCGATCACGGTTGGAAAACTCGGCACGCACCGGTTCGACGCCGGCTGGTACGTTTATGTCGGCAGCGCGTTCGGCCTCGGCGGCCTGCGCGGCCGTCTGAAGCACCATCTCTCGCCCGTCAGGAAACCTCACTGGCACATCGACTATCTTCGGAAGTATGCGTCCGTCGAGAGCGTCTGGGCGCTTGCCGGCGAAACCTCGCTCGAACACGTGTGGGCGGCAGCGCTGGCACGCTGGCCGGGGGCAGCCATCCCCGTGCCGCGCTTCGGCGCCTCCGACTGCGCCTGCCGTTCGCATCTGATCGGTTTCGCCGCCCCGCCGGACCTTTCCGCTCTCGCGCCCCGGCTCGGTTAA
- the pgi gene encoding glucose-6-phosphate isomerase, translating to MATTLSSSPAWQALTAHHREFAPLHMRDLFAQDPRRFERFSLRLEDDLLFDYSKNRITSQTMALLFDLARQAGLSDRIAAMFSGQKINVTENRAVLHTALRNRSNRPVMVDGVDVMPEVNRVLGKMRGFSEAVRSGAWHGYTGQPIRDVVNIGIGGSDLGPKMVTLALAHFVKPGLNFHFVSNVDGTDLAETLKRVQPETTLFLIASKTFTTQETMLNAHSARRWFMTAAQDEASVAKHFAAMSTNTAKVREFGIDPQNMFEFWDWVGGRYSLWSAIGLSIALAVGMDGFEQLLAGAHRVDEHFRSAPLEQNIPVIMALLGIWYNNFFGAATQAILPYDQYLSRFSAYFQQGDMESNGKSVTLGGERVDYDTGPILWGEPGTNGQHAFYQLIHQGTKLIPCDFLAPARTLNPVGSHHPVLLANYFAQTEALMKGKTAAEVRAEFAAAGNPAPSEMLVAAKTFEGNRPSNSFLFSQMTPEMLGALVALYEHKIFTQGVIWNVNSFDQWGVELGKQLAKVIEPELDGDTLVTSHDASTNGLINAYKQMR from the coding sequence ATGGCTACCACACTCAGCAGTTCACCCGCATGGCAGGCACTAACGGCACATCACCGTGAGTTCGCACCCCTGCATATGCGCGACCTCTTCGCGCAGGACCCCCGGCGCTTCGAGCGTTTCTCGCTGCGGCTGGAGGATGACCTGCTGTTCGATTACTCCAAGAACCGGATTACATCCCAGACGATGGCGCTGCTGTTCGATCTGGCGCGGCAGGCCGGCCTCAGCGACCGGATCGCGGCCATGTTCAGCGGGCAGAAGATCAACGTGACGGAGAACCGCGCCGTGCTGCATACGGCACTGCGCAACCGCTCGAACCGGCCGGTGATGGTCGACGGCGTGGATGTGATGCCAGAGGTCAACCGCGTGCTGGGCAAAATGCGCGGCTTCAGCGAAGCAGTGCGCTCCGGCGCGTGGCACGGCTATACCGGCCAGCCGATCCGCGACGTGGTCAACATCGGGATCGGCGGCTCCGACCTGGGGCCGAAGATGGTCACGCTGGCGCTGGCGCATTTCGTGAAGCCCGGCCTGAACTTCCACTTCGTCTCGAACGTCGACGGCACCGATCTGGCGGAGACGCTTAAGCGCGTGCAGCCGGAGACGACGCTGTTCCTGATCGCCTCCAAGACCTTTACTACTCAGGAGACGATGCTGAACGCCCATTCCGCGCGGCGCTGGTTCATGACGGCGGCGCAGGACGAGGCGTCCGTGGCGAAGCACTTCGCGGCGATGTCCACCAACACCGCCAAAGTCAGAGAGTTCGGCATCGACCCGCAGAATATGTTCGAGTTCTGGGACTGGGTTGGCGGGCGCTACTCGCTGTGGTCGGCGATCGGCCTGTCGATTGCGCTGGCGGTGGGGATGGACGGCTTCGAGCAGCTTCTGGCCGGCGCCCACCGCGTCGACGAGCACTTCCGCAGCGCCCCTCTGGAGCAGAACATCCCGGTCATCATGGCGCTGCTGGGGATCTGGTACAACAACTTCTTCGGCGCGGCCACCCAGGCGATCCTGCCCTATGACCAGTATCTCTCGCGCTTCTCGGCGTATTTCCAGCAGGGGGACATGGAGAGCAACGGCAAGAGCGTGACGCTTGGCGGCGAACGGGTCGACTACGATACGGGGCCGATCCTGTGGGGCGAGCCGGGCACCAACGGGCAGCACGCGTTTTACCAGTTGATCCATCAGGGGACGAAGCTGATCCCCTGCGACTTCCTGGCACCCGCGCGCACGCTGAACCCGGTCGGCAGCCACCATCCGGTGCTGCTGGCCAACTATTTCGCCCAGACCGAAGCGTTGATGAAGGGCAAGACGGCCGCCGAAGTCCGCGCCGAATTCGCCGCTGCGGGCAATCCCGCGCCGTCCGAAATGCTGGTCGCGGCCAAGACCTTCGAAGGTAACCGTCCCTCGAATTCCTTCCTGTTCAGCCAGATGACGCCGGAGATGCTGGGTGCTTTGGTGGCGCTCTATGAGCACAAGATTTTCACGCAGGGGGTGATCTGGAACGTCAATTCGTTCGATCAGTGGGGCGTGGAACTGGGAAAGCAGCTGGCGAAAGTGATCGAGCCGGAACTCGACGGGGATACGCTGGTCACCAGCCACGACGCCTCGACCAACGGCCTGATCAACGCCTACAAGCAAATGCGTTAA
- a CDS encoding glucose-1-phosphate adenylyltransferase: MILAGGEGTRLATLTAKRAKPAVPFGGKYRIIDFTLSNCVNSNIFDVVILTQYRPHSLHDHIARGRPWDLDRSFSGGVQMLSPYKGRFDTDWYAGTADAVTQNLSFVRQGRPEHVIILSGDHIYQMDYDLFIQYHRSKGADLTMATIHVPLDEGSRFGICAVDEENRVTDFVEKPANPPSTLASMGVYVFNYDVLERMLKEDHEDPNSDKDFGRNIIPKMIKEGLSVYAYPYGGYWIDVGTIDSYWEAHMDLLENPPSLNLNDRTWVIHTRSEERPPVRIHNGAQIRDSLITDGSTIHEGALVERSVLSPGVVVGPGAVVRDSVVLNDAYIEAGAVVERCILDKIVVIGKGARVGSIPEMGELGITCVGKNTNVPAGYTVGHSVVLGTDLSPDYFAAFPDKVIPPGTNIGHKKK; the protein is encoded by the coding sequence ATCATCCTTGCAGGCGGCGAAGGCACGCGGCTGGCAACCCTGACCGCCAAACGGGCAAAACCGGCGGTCCCGTTCGGCGGCAAGTACCGCATCATCGATTTCACGCTGAGCAACTGCGTCAACAGCAACATTTTCGACGTGGTGATCCTGACCCAGTACCGGCCCCACAGCCTGCACGATCACATCGCGCGCGGCCGCCCGTGGGACCTTGACCGCTCGTTCAGCGGCGGCGTTCAGATGCTCTCGCCGTATAAGGGACGCTTCGACACCGACTGGTACGCGGGAACCGCCGACGCTGTCACCCAGAACCTGAGTTTTGTGCGCCAGGGACGCCCCGAACACGTCATCATCCTGTCCGGCGACCACATCTACCAGATGGACTACGACCTGTTCATCCAGTATCACCGCAGCAAGGGTGCCGACCTGACTATGGCGACCATCCACGTGCCGCTGGACGAAGGCTCACGCTTTGGTATCTGCGCGGTGGACGAAGAGAACCGCGTGACCGATTTTGTCGAGAAGCCGGCGAACCCGCCCAGCACGCTCGCCAGCATGGGTGTATACGTCTTCAATTACGATGTGCTTGAGCGCATGCTCAAGGAAGACCACGAGGACCCGAACAGCGACAAGGACTTTGGCCGCAACATCATTCCGAAGATGATCAAGGAAGGGCTGTCGGTGTACGCCTATCCGTACGGCGGCTACTGGATCGACGTCGGGACGATCGACAGCTACTGGGAAGCCCACATGGACCTGCTGGAGAACCCGCCATCGCTGAACCTCAACGACCGGACGTGGGTGATCCACACCCGCTCGGAAGAACGGCCGCCGGTCCGCATCCATAATGGCGCGCAAATCCGCGACAGCCTGATCACCGACGGTTCGACGATCCACGAGGGCGCGCTGGTCGAGCGGTCGGTCCTCTCGCCGGGCGTGGTGGTCGGACCCGGCGCGGTCGTGCGCGACTCGGTCGTCCTGAACGACGCGTATATCGAAGCCGGCGCGGTCGTCGAGCGTTGTATCCTCGACAAGATCGTCGTCATCGGCAAAGGCGCGCGTGTCGGCAGCATCCCGGAAATGGGCGAGCTGGGCATCACCTGCGTCGGCAAGAACACCAACGTGCCGGCTGGCTATACGGTCGGCCACAGCGTCGTGCTCGGCACAGACCTCAGCCCGGATTATTTCGCCGCCTTCCCAGACAAGGTCATCCCGCCGGGCACCAACATCGGCCACAAGAAGAAGTAA
- a CDS encoding glycogen synthase — protein sequence MNVLFTSVEAAPFAKAGGMADVVGSLPAALRKLGIDARVLMPGAGFISHAKYNIRPLFEFNFTHNTGTSLVKLFTTEHQGVPIYFVQSWPYIGQERGVYQDLSQDYPRMIFFSKVVQAVAHELRTRLKWEADIFHAHDWHTGLVPFLLESSRWQQEWQHIGSLLTIHNIGYQGDYAGPFLYEQGIAPRMDPRLWNGSKDNNLMAIGVNYADFVTTVSPRYAVEIQYPENGYGLEGLVRARGTDMRGILNGIDMDYWNPATDPMIASHFDADTWEIHRAANKTALQKRLGLPERPDVPVLGLVSRLSGQKGIDLLLPAMEGALQLHDIQFVALGSGEDQFEYGLWRLASMFPEKCRFENAFAEDLAHQIYAGTDMFLMPSHFEPCGTSQMLAMHYGSLPVVRETGGLADTVQNYDNAAADYGTGFTFLWAQPYALYNTVRWAVETYHNRPEAWSRMMQRAMQVDFSWDVSARQYSDLYDEAKARHT from the coding sequence GTGAACGTCTTGTTTACCAGCGTGGAAGCCGCACCGTTTGCCAAGGCAGGCGGCATGGCCGACGTGGTGGGGTCGCTCCCCGCGGCACTTCGCAAGCTCGGCATCGACGCGCGCGTCCTGATGCCCGGCGCCGGCTTTATCTCCCATGCCAAGTACAACATCCGCCCGCTGTTCGAGTTCAACTTCACGCATAACACCGGCACCAGCCTGGTGAAACTGTTCACCACCGAGCATCAGGGCGTGCCGATCTATTTCGTGCAGTCGTGGCCGTATATCGGGCAGGAGCGCGGCGTCTATCAGGATCTGTCGCAGGACTATCCGCGCATGATCTTCTTCAGCAAGGTCGTGCAGGCCGTGGCCCATGAACTGAGAACCCGGCTGAAGTGGGAGGCCGACATCTTCCACGCCCACGACTGGCATACCGGGCTGGTGCCGTTCCTGCTCGAATCCAGCCGCTGGCAGCAGGAATGGCAGCACATCGGCTCGCTGCTGACCATCCACAACATCGGCTACCAGGGCGACTACGCCGGGCCGTTCCTCTACGAGCAGGGTATCGCGCCGCGCATGGATCCCCGGCTGTGGAACGGCAGCAAGGACAATAACCTGATGGCGATCGGCGTGAATTACGCCGATTTTGTGACGACTGTCAGCCCGCGCTACGCCGTCGAAATCCAGTACCCGGAAAACGGCTACGGCCTCGAAGGGCTGGTGCGCGCGCGCGGGACGGATATGCGCGGCATCCTCAACGGCATCGACATGGACTACTGGAACCCGGCCACCGACCCGATGATCGCCAGCCATTTCGACGCCGATACGTGGGAGATACACCGCGCCGCCAATAAAACTGCGCTGCAGAAACGGCTGGGGCTGCCGGAGCGGCCCGACGTGCCGGTACTCGGTCTGGTCAGCCGCCTGAGCGGGCAGAAAGGCATCGACCTGCTGCTGCCGGCGATGGAAGGCGCGCTCCAGCTTCACGATATCCAGTTCGTCGCGCTGGGCAGCGGCGAAGACCAGTTCGAGTACGGCTTGTGGCGGCTGGCGAGCATGTTCCCGGAGAAATGCCGCTTCGAAAACGCCTTCGCCGAAGACCTCGCCCACCAGATTTACGCGGGGACGGACATGTTCCTGATGCCCTCGCATTTCGAGCCCTGCGGCACCTCGCAGATGCTGGCGATGCATTACGGCAGCCTGCCGGTCGTGCGCGAGACGGGCGGATTGGCCGATACCGTGCAGAATTACGACAACGCCGCCGCCGACTATGGGACGGGTTTTACGTTTTTGTGGGCACAGCCGTACGCGCTGTACAATACGGTACGTTGGGCGGTGGAAACCTATCACAACCGTCCAGAGGCATGGAGCCGCATGATGCAGCGGGCGATGCAGGTCGATTTCAGTTGGGACGTCAGCGCCCGGCAGTATTCGGATTTGTACGACGAAGCAAAGGCACGGCACACATAG
- a CDS encoding M12 family metallopeptidase has translation MLRPISVFKRTFALGLFVMGAALTLAQPAPDAPSPLREGYVLVDDIALPIAVAEGRATHQYASWPNGKVPYAFEPYITSTNRARMRAAMDEWEAVAGLTFIPRTTQPNYLMIGEYGGNWSYIGMIGGAQKLSMSQWSYHYVIMHELAHAMGFWHEQSRPDRDTYVTIMTANIQAGMENNFSIHTGALTTGPYDFDSVMHYGQNTFSNGSGPTIVAKPGYTQYQNTMGQHNHLSVQDKAGMRRLYPPKNSPLDGDTHKKAFVIPAAQVDYSHSIDTSPFSTTTKEPSPTCTTPAGATVWYALTPTSDRVVTIESSGFDTILAVYSGTPGSWHQHACADSAGSGGTESATVSLKAGVKHYIVVGGKNWALGTLQLNVHSERNLVRDGDFEWGLSSWNKVSVPSNKANDKILCSAPVKPAVGSTCAFQFKGGAGEGSSLTQTIKANALAGWTFTAGQTYTLSMSVASDSAASAVNLTALVTYHNGSTQSFFVAANGLFAAHTQVSAAVALDRSDVKKIKLTLTNTSLSGKTWVDNVRLRGPAGSPLRADAVLPPPAAPAEFRGTN, from the coding sequence ATGTTGAGACCCATATCCGTGTTCAAACGCACATTCGCCCTCGGCCTGTTTGTGATGGGCGCGGCGCTGACCCTGGCGCAGCCGGCCCCTGATGCACCCTCGCCGCTCCGCGAGGGCTACGTGCTGGTCGACGATATCGCGCTGCCCATCGCGGTCGCCGAAGGCCGCGCCACCCACCAGTACGCCTCGTGGCCCAACGGCAAAGTGCCGTATGCCTTCGAGCCGTACATCACCAGCACCAACCGCGCCCGGATGCGCGCCGCCATGGATGAATGGGAAGCGGTGGCCGGACTGACCTTCATCCCGCGGACGACACAACCCAACTACCTGATGATCGGCGAGTACGGCGGCAACTGGTCGTATATCGGCATGATCGGTGGCGCGCAAAAGTTGAGCATGAGCCAGTGGAGCTACCACTATGTGATCATGCATGAGCTGGCGCACGCGATGGGCTTCTGGCACGAGCAGAGCCGACCCGACCGCGACACGTATGTCACGATCATGACGGCCAACATTCAGGCCGGCATGGAGAACAACTTCTCGATCCACACCGGCGCGCTGACCACTGGCCCCTACGACTTCGACTCGGTCATGCACTACGGCCAGAACACCTTCAGCAACGGCAGCGGGCCGACCATCGTCGCCAAGCCGGGCTACACCCAGTATCAGAATACGATGGGCCAGCACAATCATCTGAGCGTGCAGGATAAGGCGGGTATGCGCCGCCTGTACCCGCCGAAGAACTCGCCGCTGGATGGCGACACGCACAAGAAGGCGTTTGTCATCCCCGCCGCGCAGGTCGACTACTCGCACAGCATCGACACCAGTCCGTTTTCGACGACGACGAAAGAGCCATCCCCGACCTGTACGACCCCGGCCGGGGCGACGGTGTGGTACGCGCTGACCCCCACCAGCGACCGTGTCGTGACCATCGAGTCGAGCGGCTTCGATACCATTCTCGCTGTCTATAGCGGCACACCGGGAAGCTGGCATCAGCACGCCTGCGCCGACAGCGCCGGTTCGGGCGGCACGGAAAGCGCTACCGTAAGCCTCAAAGCCGGGGTGAAGCACTACATCGTGGTCGGCGGCAAAAACTGGGCGCTTGGCACGCTGCAGTTGAATGTCCACAGCGAGCGCAATCTGGTGCGCGATGGCGACTTCGAATGGGGTTTGTCTTCGTGGAACAAAGTCAGCGTGCCCTCAAACAAGGCCAACGATAAGATCTTGTGCAGCGCCCCGGTCAAGCCCGCGGTCGGCAGCACGTGCGCGTTCCAGTTCAAGGGTGGCGCTGGCGAAGGTTCCAGCCTCACGCAGACGATCAAGGCCAACGCGCTGGCAGGCTGGACGTTTACGGCCGGCCAGACCTATACCCTGAGCATGAGCGTTGCCAGCGACAGCGCCGCCAGCGCCGTCAACCTGACCGCCCTCGTCACCTATCACAACGGCTCGACCCAGTCGTTTTTCGTCGCGGCCAACGGCCTGTTTGCGGCCCATACGCAAGTCTCCGCGGCCGTCGCGCTGGACCGCAGCGATGTGAAGAAGATCAAACTGACGCTCACCAACACGTCACTCAGCGGCAAGACCTGGGTGGATAACGTGCGGCTGCGCGGGCCGGCGGGTTCGCCGCTGCGCGCGGACGCTGTACTGCCGCCGCCCGCGGCACCCGCCGAGTTTCGCGGCACGAACTAG
- a CDS encoding radical SAM protein, with product MTDVLFGQSYYLRFDPKLHKAMQPYPPLGTLFAAAVVRQAGYEVALFDAMLASSTAEWDAALEAYQPRVAVLYEDNFNYLSKMSLLRMREAAFAMIAAAKTVGCVVVVAGADMTDHPEKYLERGADIAILGEGEETLLDVLRALKAAPPPPAAPDIWAGIAGIAYRDAAGGVARTLPRPVLRDLDALPLPAWDLVDWARYKQAWHAAHGYFSVNMVTTRGCPFHCNWCAKPIWGQRYAVRSPQSVVDEMRWLRDHVGPDHIWFMDDIMGIQDKWIEQFADELDRQEVHIPFKSLNRVDLLLRGKTIPALARAGAKIVWVGAESGSQSVLDAMDKGTTVEQIYEATRQLHANGIQVAFFLQFGYPGEARADIERTLQMVRDLLPDDIGISVSYPLPGTPFYERVKLELGERANWVDSEDLAMLYKGPFTTAFYRHLHTVVHKEYRSLKTWAALRQGRRVGLRAIGSMLYHQATLPLARLKLAALERRPQPALAPVPASNVAGP from the coding sequence ATGACCGATGTTCTTTTCGGCCAGTCCTATTACCTCAGGTTCGACCCGAAGCTGCACAAGGCCATGCAGCCCTACCCGCCGCTGGGGACGCTGTTCGCCGCGGCGGTGGTCCGACAGGCGGGTTATGAAGTCGCGCTGTTTGACGCCATGCTCGCCAGTTCAACGGCGGAATGGGACGCGGCGCTTGAAGCCTATCAGCCGCGTGTCGCCGTCCTTTACGAAGACAATTTCAATTACCTGAGCAAGATGTCGCTGCTGCGTATGCGCGAGGCGGCTTTCGCCATGATCGCGGCGGCGAAGACGGTTGGCTGCGTTGTCGTCGTCGCCGGCGCGGATATGACCGATCACCCCGAAAAGTACCTTGAACGCGGCGCGGACATCGCGATCCTCGGCGAAGGCGAAGAGACGCTGCTGGACGTGCTGCGCGCCCTGAAGGCTGCGCCTCCGCCGCCCGCCGCGCCGGACATCTGGGCCGGCATCGCCGGTATCGCTTATCGGGATGCTGCCGGCGGGGTTGCACGCACGCTGCCGCGGCCGGTGCTGCGCGACCTTGACGCGCTGCCGCTGCCGGCCTGGGATCTGGTCGACTGGGCGCGCTACAAGCAGGCGTGGCATGCGGCACACGGTTATTTCAGCGTCAACATGGTCACGACACGCGGTTGTCCCTTCCACTGCAACTGGTGCGCCAAGCCGATCTGGGGCCAGCGCTACGCCGTCCGCAGCCCGCAGAGCGTGGTCGACGAGATGCGCTGGCTGCGCGATCATGTCGGGCCGGATCACATCTGGTTCATGGACGACATCATGGGGATTCAGGACAAGTGGATCGAGCAGTTCGCCGACGAGCTCGACCGGCAGGAGGTCCATATCCCATTCAAGAGCCTCAACCGTGTCGATCTGCTGCTGCGCGGCAAGACCATCCCTGCGCTGGCACGGGCGGGCGCGAAGATCGTCTGGGTCGGCGCGGAAAGCGGCTCGCAGTCCGTGCTGGATGCAATGGACAAAGGCACGACGGTCGAGCAGATTTACGAGGCCACCCGCCAGCTTCACGCCAATGGCATTCAGGTCGCGTTCTTCCTGCAGTTCGGCTATCCGGGCGAGGCGCGCGCCGACATCGAGCGCACGCTGCAAATGGTGCGCGACCTGCTACCGGACGATATCGGCATCAGCGTGAGCTACCCGCTGCCCGGCACGCCGTTCTACGAGCGTGTCAAACTGGAGCTGGGCGAGCGCGCCAACTGGGTCGACAGCGAAGACCTGGCCATGCTCTACAAGGGGCCGTTCACGACGGCGTTTTATCGCCACCTGCACACCGTCGTCCACAAGGAATACCGCTCGCTCAAGACGTGGGCGGCGCTGCGGCAGGGGCGCCGGGTCGGCCTGCGTGCCATCGGGTCGATGCTCTACCATCAGGCGACGCTGCCGCTGGCGCGGCTCAAGCTGGCGGCGCTGGAACGGCGCCCTCAGCCAGCGCTGGCGCCTGTACCGGCGTCCAACGTCGCTGGCCCGTGA
- a CDS encoding arylamine N-acetyltransferase has translation MPNAGYLSALLLAWSMVIPWESASRIARHKMPAAPYQYARGPERFFDDALNLGLGGTCFESNTALKGLLDALGFETQFAFCDMEQSRVDNPHCALTVMLDGTRYLADVGWPLPAAVPLDSVPTTAEAPVYQYHVEPIDGERWRVWRQSGTFVQECFFLKGAPVPPDTFRARLIRDHQDDGLFLNNVIIHRLIDGRMLRFDQTRGLIERVPGAEHEIAWTAEQAADVPAALHAIFGVDLGILRQALASPSPKAFG, from the coding sequence GTGCCGAACGCGGGGTATCTCTCCGCGCTGCTGCTGGCCTGGAGCATGGTTATCCCGTGGGAAAGTGCCTCGCGCATCGCCCGTCACAAGATGCCTGCCGCGCCGTACCAGTACGCGCGTGGCCCCGAACGCTTCTTTGACGATGCGCTCAACCTCGGCCTCGGCGGCACGTGCTTTGAGAGCAATACGGCGTTGAAGGGGCTGCTCGACGCGCTCGGTTTCGAGACGCAGTTTGCGTTCTGCGATATGGAGCAGTCCAGAGTCGATAATCCGCATTGCGCGCTGACGGTCATGCTCGATGGCACGCGCTATCTGGCCGATGTCGGCTGGCCGCTGCCGGCTGCCGTGCCATTGGACAGCGTGCCGACAACCGCCGAAGCGCCCGTCTACCAGTACCACGTCGAGCCGATCGATGGCGAGCGCTGGCGCGTGTGGCGGCAAAGCGGCACCTTCGTGCAGGAGTGTTTCTTTCTCAAAGGCGCACCCGTCCCGCCGGATACGTTTCGCGCCCGCCTGATCCGCGACCATCAGGACGACGGCTTATTCCTGAACAACGTCATCATCCACCGCCTGATCGACGGCCGGATGCTGCGCTTCGACCAGACCCGCGGCCTGATCGAGCGCGTCCCCGGCGCGGAACACGAAATCGCCTGGACGGCAGAACAGGCGGCCGACGTCCCGGCAGCGCTGCATGCCATCTTCGGCGTCGACCTCGGGATTCTGCGGCAGGCGCTGGCCAGTCCATCCCCGAAGGCATTCGGCTAA
- a CDS encoding protein kinase, with product MGLLGGEDYSGRILGGVELRQFLGSGAMGAVYRGYQLNPGRDVAVKVLPRSLAAITGFGARFEKEAKILGRLEHPHIIPIYVSGTQDGISYIVMRYMKGGSLVDRLNESPFSLATTVDLLCGMADALDYAHRSGVIHRDIKPSNVLFDDSGKVYLADFGIAKLLDASETQTTPTNQVGTPMYMAPELWRNEEPTAAADIYALGAVAYMMFVRKAPFEAASPYALMVMHLTQRQVPLNLIDPAIPPAIAEVVDRALEKDLTKRLPTAKAFADALRTALPAASPQSNPAPEPRPGIPVASPSSAPEISDTQPPNAPRLDFEHDELESQQALLPRLLLWTAAMGLLVIGFAVLVTLMPDASLQGSNLLVAALIDTATDTASPTANTPSVTHTVSPTITATLSPTPSDTLTSSATPTRTPTITASATHTMTATVIFETAAAPTATEAVMVSQLPTRAAAAMVSSQTTRGSLAGARTSSTVNLNWTAGEFVDICLRSRDFDTKLSLLDSDENELASNDDYGGGTDACIMDFQVPKTGLYVIRVWSYGANPSGDYELVVTSFEACGDMPIAVVSVAAANLRRTPNSNGGIIETMARNRCFPITGKSSNQAWWQIARHDDSLGWISVATVRVIGDTSEVPIVSP from the coding sequence ATGGGTCTGCTTGGCGGCGAGGATTACTCTGGGCGGATCCTGGGTGGCGTAGAACTGCGTCAATTCCTGGGCAGCGGCGCCATGGGCGCTGTTTACAGAGGATATCAGCTTAACCCTGGCCGAGACGTGGCCGTAAAAGTCCTACCACGGTCACTCGCTGCAATCACGGGCTTCGGTGCGCGATTCGAGAAGGAAGCCAAGATCCTCGGCCGGCTCGAACACCCGCACATCATCCCCATTTATGTTTCCGGCACTCAGGATGGCATCAGCTACATCGTAATGCGCTACATGAAGGGTGGGTCGTTGGTTGACCGCCTCAATGAGAGTCCCTTCAGTCTCGCCACGACGGTGGACCTGCTGTGCGGCATGGCCGACGCGCTCGACTATGCCCACCGCTCCGGCGTCATCCATCGTGACATCAAGCCGAGCAATGTGCTCTTCGACGACAGCGGCAAGGTGTATTTGGCAGATTTCGGGATCGCCAAGCTGCTGGACGCCTCGGAGACCCAGACAACGCCGACCAATCAAGTCGGCACGCCGATGTACATGGCACCCGAGCTCTGGCGCAACGAAGAGCCTACCGCCGCGGCCGATATCTACGCGTTGGGGGCCGTCGCGTACATGATGTTTGTCAGGAAAGCACCGTTTGAAGCCGCATCCCCCTATGCGCTAATGGTGATGCACCTCACCCAGCGGCAGGTGCCTCTGAACCTGATCGACCCGGCTATCCCGCCCGCGATCGCTGAAGTGGTCGACCGCGCGCTCGAGAAAGATCTGACCAAGCGTTTACCCACCGCAAAAGCATTCGCCGACGCACTTCGAACAGCGCTTCCGGCTGCATCCCCGCAGTCGAACCCGGCTCCCGAACCACGACCAGGCATCCCGGTTGCTTCGCCCTCCTCAGCACCTGAGATAAGCGATACGCAGCCGCCGAATGCGCCACGTCTGGATTTTGAACACGATGAACTTGAGTCGCAGCAGGCATTATTGCCCAGACTCCTGCTTTGGACAGCCGCAATGGGACTGTTGGTGATCGGCTTCGCGGTTCTAGTGACTCTCATGCCGGACGCCAGCCTCCAGGGCAGCAATCTGCTTGTAGCGGCTCTCATCGATACAGCGACCGACACGGCTTCACCAACGGCAAATACGCCGTCGGTAACCCATACAGTCAGCCCAACGATCACCGCGACACTCTCCCCAACTCCCAGCGATACGCTGACCTCATCCGCGACGCCAACCCGGACACCGACGATCACGGCAAGCGCGACTCATACGATGACGGCAACTGTGATATTTGAGACGGCAGCAGCCCCAACCGCAACTGAGGCGGTTATGGTCTCACAACTTCCGACTCGCGCCGCGGCCGCGATGGTGTCTTCGCAGACCACCAGAGGCAGCCTGGCAGGCGCACGGACAAGTTCAACGGTCAACCTCAACTGGACCGCGGGCGAATTCGTGGATATCTGCCTGAGGTCGCGGGACTTCGACACGAAGCTGTCGCTGCTGGATTCAGACGAGAACGAACTCGCCTCGAACGACGATTATGGCGGAGGAACCGACGCGTGCATCATGGATTTTCAGGTTCCGAAAACGGGCTTGTACGTGATCCGCGTGTGGAGTTATGGCGCAAATCCGTCAGGCGATTATGAACTCGTGGTGACTTCCTTCGAGGCGTGCGGAGACATGCCCATTGCGGTTGTATCGGTGGCAGCGGCGAACCTACGGCGGACACCAAACTCCAACGGTGGCATCATCGAAACAATGGCACGCAATCGTTGCTTTCCCATCACAGGGAAAAGTTCAAACCAGGCATGGTGGCAGATCGCGCGACACGACGACAGCCTCGGCTGGATCAGCGTGGCGACAGTCAGAGTCATCGGCGACACGAGCGAAGTCCCGATCGTCTCTCCTTAG